The genomic region AGAACCCCCTCTGGATCTTCAGAGGGGGTTGATTCGTTTCAAAGCTCAATGCAGCAGAAATTCAAGGCTTTTTTCAAAGACCCAATCGGTCCACTGGAAAGAGCCAAACACGTGGTCTGCCTCTGGAAGGACAATCAACTCTGCCCCAGAGCTTTCTGCATATTCGACGGCGGTCTGCAAAGGCACCGCCTGATCTTTTTCGCCCTGAATGATGCGGACCCGTCCTTTGTACTGGGCAAGGGCTTTGCGGGCATCGTGCTGGGCGAGGTCCAGAAAATGATTCCGACCCACAGGCCACCCTCCAAAATCGGTGGTGCCTGTGGGAATTTTGCCATTCAGCATTTTCAACATGCGTTCTGGAGCAGCAGGAGCCCAGAGCAGCATCCGCTCGGGTTTCATCCCTGCTGCCGAAAGAATGGCGGTCATGCCACCCATGGAGAATCCCAGCACCATCAAGCGGGTGGGGTCGATGCCCGGATAGTTTCTCAGGTAATCTGCGGCGGCCACCGCATCTTCGATGTTGCGGGTGGTGGTCATTTCGCTGAAGTCGCCTTCGCTGTCTCCGTTGCCCCGGTAATCGAAACGCAGAGCAGCCACACCGACCTGTGCCAATTTGCGCGCCATCAACACAAACAGGCGGTGGTGTTCGCTTTTGGAACCGGTGAACCCGTGCAAAAAGACCACTGAGGGGTAACCTTGCTCAGGTTTGGGGGTGTCGGGAAGATGCAGCATGCCATGGATTTTCTGGCCGCCAACCGTAAACGTTGCCCAAGTTTCCATGGGGTTCAGTTTACACCCAGACCATGAAAACACCCGTTTTGCCCGAATTCACCGGCTGAGCCCAAACTGAAAGAGTCTTGTCAGATTTGGGGGAGCAAAATACGGTCAAAGAACAAAGTTGTTCTCTGTCAAAGCCCAGCACCTCACCCTGCTGGCACAGCACCACTCGGGAGCAGAAAGGGAAAGTCCATGTTCGTCTTGCACAACAAAGCCTCCAGTCCATGGAAAGCACAATGGGTCCAGCAGTACCAGAGCTTTCAACGCCGCTACCCCCTCGAAACCCTGCACGGCGTGGTGCTGTTCAGCAACCTTGATGAGGCCAGATCCCACACCCGCATCACGGTGCATTTCTCTGGCTTTGGAGAATCCCGTTCACAGGGGTTGTGGTACTTCTCCCCAGAGCGTCTGGCCCTGAGCATCGACGGAAAAAGCCTCAACTGGGCCAATCCTTCCGGTTTGACCGTGGTGTACGACCAGAGCGATGACCAAAAAGACCTGCTGACTGTGCTGGACAAAGACGGAGACACCCTGCTGGAAGTGGACTTCTCGGTGCACATCAAGAACAAAATCAAACTGGCCGGAGGATTCCTGCTGGCCTCGGGGTTCCGTGCCCATGAAATCACTCCGGCTTCTCTGGCCTCCAGAGACGATGTGCTGGAAGATTACTTCAAGCGGGCCAGAGACCCTTACAGCACCTATTTTCTGGATGGCCAGTGGGTGGCCACCAGTGTCTCTCCCCTGCCAGACGTGGACCGCAACTCCTGACTCCAAAATCAAAAAGACCGGGCATGTTCCCGGTCTTTTGTTTTGTGGTTGGTCTGGATGGAATCAGGGCAGCAAACGGTGGCGGTCTCTGGGGAACGCACGGGCGTAACGCACGTTCTGAATGCCCAGGAATTTGGCCGTCAGTCGCTCTGCACCAATGGCGAAACCACCGTGTGGGGGCATGCCGTGCTTGAAGACCTCAAGGTAGCCTTCAAAGCCGTCCACTTTCATGTTGCGGTCTTTCAGGCTTTCGAGCAGCATGGGGTACTCGTGGATGCGCTGTCCTCCAGAGGTGATTTCGATGCCCCTGTACAGCAAATCGAAGCTGCGGGTCAGGCCGTTTGCCTCGTAATAGGCATAAAAAGGACGGGCGTTTTTGGGGAAGTCGGTGACGAACACAAAATCGCTGCCCTCTTTTTCCTGAAAGTACTGGCTGAGCAAGCGCTCCCCTTCAGGGTCGAGGTCCTTGCCACCCACACTGTAACCAAAGTGGTCCTTGATCAGCTGGCGGGCTTCCAAGAGAGGAATTCTGGGAAAACGCTCTGGGGCTTTGGGGGCCTCCATTTTGAACAGCTCAAACTCTTTCTGGCACTTCTCAGCGAGGTTGCTGCAGATGCGCTGAAGCACCATCTCTTCGATTTGCATCACGTCTTCTTCAGACTCGATGAAGCCCAACTCCACGTCCAGAGAGAGGTATTCGTTCAGGTGGCGACTGGTGGCGTGCTCTTCGGCGCGGTACACCGGAGCGGTTTCAAACACCCGTTCGTACACCCCAACCATGATTTGTTTGTAAAGCTGGGGGCTCTGGGCCAGGTAAGCCCGCTCTCCGAAGTAATCCACCTCAAAGAGGTTGGAACCGCCCTCTGCACCTGCAGACACAATTTTGGGGGTGAAAATCTCGGTGAAGCCTGCATCAATCAGTGCTTCACGGAAAGACTGCACCAGCACAGCCTGAACCTTCAGTGAGGCCCGCT from Deinococcus misasensis DSM 22328 harbors:
- a CDS encoding alpha/beta hydrolase, coding for METWATFTVGGQKIHGMLHLPDTPKPEQGYPSVVFLHGFTGSKSEHHRLFVLMARKLAQVGVAALRFDYRGNGDSEGDFSEMTTTRNIEDAVAAADYLRNYPGIDPTRLMVLGFSMGGMTAILSAAGMKPERMLLWAPAAPERMLKMLNGKIPTGTTDFGGWPVGRNHFLDLAQHDARKALAQYKGRVRIIQGEKDQAVPLQTAVEYAESSGAELIVLPEADHVFGSFQWTDWVFEKSLEFLLH
- the aspS gene encoding aspartate--tRNA(Asn) ligase, encoding MPETAVEQLQRTLVQDLSQHNGETVLLKGWVYSRRDLGGVQFLTLRDRTGIVQCVGSQLEIPIAESVVQVKGKVVQHPKAPGGYEIQISELEVLSRAVEPSPVELPKVQWHVNPETLLDYRYVSVRGLKERASLKVQAVLVQSFREALIDAGFTEIFTPKIVSAGAEGGSNLFEVDYFGERAYLAQSPQLYKQIMVGVYERVFETAPVYRAEEHATSRHLNEYLSLDVELGFIESEEDVMQIEEMVLQRICSNLAEKCQKEFELFKMEAPKAPERFPRIPLLEARQLIKDHFGYSVGGKDLDPEGERLLSQYFQEKEGSDFVFVTDFPKNARPFYAYYEANGLTRSFDLLYRGIEITSGGQRIHEYPMLLESLKDRNMKVDGFEGYLEVFKHGMPPHGGFAIGAERLTAKFLGIQNVRYARAFPRDRHRLLP